A window of the Oryzias melastigma strain HK-1 linkage group LG11, ASM292280v2, whole genome shotgun sequence genome harbors these coding sequences:
- the LOC112162682 gene encoding brevican core protein yields MLPTGTRRVLVLPLLCAFCHLVLAFPTPITPFYDEVEHLRVNIPHSGPVSAPLGSSISIPCLVSSSSSSSSSSPSVPRVKWTVVSGGKETPILVARGHRVKINEDYRDRAALLNYTSFPLDPTLWLGDLRHGDSGFYRCEVQQGLEDTSDVFQLKVKGVVFHYRDASDRYAFSFQQAHRACEVIGAQMATPEQLLAAYYDGYEQCDAGWLADQSVRYPIQEPRDGCYGDMNGQPGVRNYGTMDPDNLYDVYCYVEETGGEVFHDDAPQQLSFHEARAFCGAAGARLATTAQLYAAWSEGLDHCSPGWLADGSVRYPIRNPRERCGGPQAGVKTLYRFSNQTGFPEASSLHDVFCFNETSRNSSDDVSMDAEDFEQNVVILMESEQELQLSQRAEQVEREAQSRLESLPFSAPPETATSNPTAGPSDSSDPAPFPTPEAEILHSSDPAPLPTPKPNILHSSDPAPFLMSEVKFLNTSDSTPFQTPEPRLLNFSDPAPFLMSEVEILNSTDTTPFPMSEVHLFNSSDSAPFHTPDLDLLNSFDSAPFHTPDLDLLNSSDSAPFHTPEPDHVNFSDSAPFPMSEVHLLNSSYSAPFPTPDPDLLHSLEDVSHVPFNTRPPAGVNRSTTGTETTPLPRPHDQTDPYPNDTPTSHQHDLQRGSNESQTQNQSVLDSNPEDHKGPSEDLQQNQNQSEPVEGRGVLLGSATATSRDLDRMSPVVPVEDQTPTDSLWTRTDGSGEPAQERSSAAETLAATSRAPPPAEDPSEPRASAPPPYSATSHPDEPSSHVPPTAPQVGESSPPDGGEGLTSDPAQGQTAGYWEWVETVSSPHEDGSGVLHPEGGAAAPTAEEHELDAPAATEEMRVQVPPELSGDGPTLFTEAAGQNRTFDPEDEVRVAFTRLSREDSRTSAAPLGEDVTSFNDTDDQSESPASTPLLLTVGDQPPTVAFYGPEEDVAPRHQEELSSAPEDNVHGNESDAAPARQGDANVSLVHASRQPEVTPPVEGGARATSTPENEGEAFPSLVSMETIHTFPTMDHEDDANETPPPAHGGGARATATPENEGEAFPMAVSIETLNTFPTMDHEEDANETPPPAHGGGAKSTPTTDLEGESRPGPPLEVYSTSPAGPQTSEYSSFPASPGEQVSLTEADSHSSAPGSSVGANPVPTATISSLTPRVFAETAEDLHAMPPLDLLPPEINLTQPPPLLLLPNERAAVGGAEKFSDVCLDDPCQNGGTCTEDQGQPRCLCLPSYGGPFCQSDLQRCEPGWDKFHGFCYRHFSRRQSWEVAEQHCRKLGAHLVSIMTPEEQDYINRNYKEYQWTGLNDKTFEDDFRWSDGNQLLYENWYRGQPDSFFLSGEDCVVMVWHDGGRWSDVPCNYHLAYTCKKGTSSCGRPPKVRNAVLFGKVRQNYETNAAVRFHCEGGFQQRLRPLVRCLHGGRWERPQIQCIPEGGASEGGASERRPDHMVTTHSNFAAAEVQDEVTTKTVEFWEIKF; encoded by the exons ATGCTGCCGACGGGAACCAG ACGTGTCCTCGTCCTTCCTCTTCTCTGTGCGTTTTGTCACCTGGTTCTGGCTTTCCCGACCCCCATCACACCTTTCTACG acgaGGTGGAGCACCTCAGGGTGAACATCCCTCACTCGGGTCCCGTCTCCGCCCCCCTGGGCAGCTCCATCTCCATTCCCTGCCTGGTGTCCtcgtcctcctcgtcctcctcgtcctccccGTCGGTTCCCCGGGTAAAGTGGACGGTGGTGTCTGGTGGGAAGGAGACCCCCATCCTGGTGGCGCGGGGTCACAGGGTGAAGATCAACGAGGACTACCGAGACCGGGCGGCTCTGCTGAACTACACCTCCTTCCCTCTGGACCCAACCCTGTGGTTGGGGGACCTGCGACATGGCGACTCAGGTTTCTACCGCTGCGAGGTCCAGCAAGGCCTGGAGGACACCAGCGACGTCTTTCAGCTGAAGGTCAAAG GTGTGGTGTTCCACTACAGAGATGCCTCGGACAGGTACGCCTTCTCCTTCCAGCAGGCCCACAGGGCTTGTGAGGTCATCGGAGCTCAGATGGCGACACCTGAGCAGCTGCTGGCGGCGTATTACGACGGGTACGAGCAGTGCGACGCCGGCTGGCTGGCAGACCAGTCCGTCAG ATATCCAATCCAGGAGCCTCGAGacggttgctatggagacaTGAATGGACAACCTGGGGTTAGAAACTACGGGACGATGGATCCAGACAACCTGTACGACGTTTACTGCTACGTGGAAGAAACCGGAG ggGAGGTGTTCCACGACGACGCCCCCCAACAGCTGTCATTCCATGAAGCCCGGGCCTTTTGCGGGGCGGCGGGGGCGCGCCTGGCAACAACCGCGCAGTTATATGCGGCGTGGAGCGAAGGCCTGGACCACTGCAGCCCCGGCTGGCTGGCCGACGGCAGCGTCCGCTATCCCATCAGGAACCCCCGGGAGCGCTGTGGCGGCCCACAGGCGGGGGTCAAGACACTATACCGCTTCAGCAACCAGACCGGATTCCCAGAAGCCTCCAGTCTTCATGATGTGTTCTGCTTCAATG AAACCTCCAGAAACTCCTCGGACGACGTCTCCATGGACGCTGAAGACTTCGAGCAGAACGTCGTCATTCTGATGGAATCCGAACAAGAACTGCAGCTCAGTCAACGAGCCGAGCAGGTGGAGCGAGAGGCTCAGAGTCGGCTGGAGTCTCTGCCGTTCTCTGCACCTCCTGAAACCGCAACCAGCAACCCTACAGCAGGTCCTTCAGACTcctctgaccccgcccccttcccgaCACCTGAGGCGGAAATCCTTCACTCCTCTGACCCCGCCCCTCTCCCGACACCTAAGCCGAACATCCTTCACTcctctgaccccgcccccttcctaATGTCTGAGGTGAAATTCCTCAACACCTCTGACTCCACCCCCTTCCAAACACCTGAGCCGAGGCTCCTCAACTtctctgaccccgcccccttcctaATGTCTGAGGTAGAGATTCTCAACTCCACTGACACCACCCCATTCCCAATGTCTGAGGTACACCTCTTCAACTcctctgactccgcccccttccaTACACCTGACCTGGACCTCCTCAACTCctttgactccgcccccttccaTACACCTGACCTGGACCTCCTCAACTcctctgactccgcccccttccaTACACCTGAGCCGGACCATGTCAACTtctctgactccgcccccttcccaATGTCTGAGGTGCACCTCCTCAACTCTTCTTACTCCGCCCCCTTCCCGACACCTGATCCGGACCTCCTCCACTCTTTGGAGGACGTTTCACATGTTCCTTTTAACACCCGGCCTCCTGCAGGTGTGAACCGCTCCACCACCGGCACAGAGACCACCCCCCTCCCTCGTCCTCACGATCAGACTGACCCCTACCCAAACGACACCCCCACTTCACACCAGCATGACCTTCAGAGGGGCTCAAATGAGTCTCAAACCCAGAACCAATCGGTGCTGGATTCAAACCCTGAGGACCACAAAGGTCCATCCGAggatctgcagcagaaccagaaccaatcTGAGCCCGTCGAGGGCAGGGGGGTTCTGCTGGGGTCAGCGACCGCTACGTCCAGAGATCTGGACCGCATGAGCCCGGTGGTACCGGTGGAGGACCAGACTCCCACAGACTCCCTGTGGACCCGCACGGACGGTTCTGGAGAACCAGCTCAGG AGAGAAGTTCCGCCGCGGAGACGCTCGCCGCCACGTCCCGCGCCCCCCCGCCTGCAGAGGACCCCTCCGAACCCCGTGCTTCAGCCCCTCCTCCCTACTCTGCGACCTCCCACCCGGACGAACCGAGCTCACATGTCCCCCCCACAGCCCCCCAGGTCGGGGAGTCCTCGCCTCCTGACGGGGGAGAAGgcttgacctctgaccccgcTCAGGGTCAGACGGCGGGTTACTGGGAGTGGGTGGAGACTGTGAGCAGTCCCCATGAGGACGGGAGTGGAGTCCTCCATCCAGAGGGGGGCGCCGCCGCTCCGACCGCCGAGGAACACGAGCTCGATGCTCCAGCCGCCACAGAGGAGATGAGGGTTCAAGTCCCCCCAGAACTCTCTGGAGACGGTCCGACCCTCTTCACTGAAGCAGCGGGTCAGAACCGAACCTTTGACCCGGAAGATGAAGTCCGGGTCGCCTTCACCCGTCTGTCTAGAGAGGACAGCAGAacctctgcagctcctctgggTGAAGACGTGACGAGTTTTAACGACACAGACGACCAATCAGAGAGTCCGGCCTCCACGCCGCTCCTCCTCACGGTTGGAGATCAACCTCCAACCGTGGCGTTCTACGGCCCGGAGGAAGATGTTGCGCCCCGCCACCAGGAGGAGCTCTCTTCTGCTCCTGAAGACAACGTACATGGAAACGAGAGCGATGCTGCTCCGGCCCGTCAAGGAGACGCCAACGTCTCCCTCGTCCACGCCTCCAGACAACCGGAGGTTACTCCACCCGTAGAGGGAGGAGCTAGAGCTACTTCAACTCCTGAGAATGAAGGTGAGGCTTTTCCGTCgctggtttccatggaaacgatTCACACCTTCCCAACCATGGACCACGAAGATGATGCTAACGAGACTCCGCCTCCTGCTCATGGAGGAGGAGCTAGAGCTACTGCAACCCCTGAGAATGAAGGCGAGGCTTTTCCAATGGcggtttccatagaaacactTAACACCTTCCCAACCATGGACCACGAGGAGGATGCTAACGAGACTCCGCCTCCTGCTCACGGAGGAGGAGCTAAATCAACACCAACAACTGATCTTGAAGGTGAAAGCAGACCTGGCCCGCCCCTCGAGGTCTACTCCACCTCCCCCGCTGGACCTCAGACATCCGAGTACTCGTCGTTTCCCGCCTCACCTGGAGAGCAGGTGTCTCTGACGGAGGCTGACAGTCACAGCTCTGCTCCGGGTTCCTCTGTGGGAGCAAACCCCGTTCCCACGGCGACCATCTCCTCCCTGACACCCAGAGTCTTCGCTGAGACGGCGGAGGACCTCCACGCCATGCCGCCGCTGGACCTGCTCCCCCCTGAGATCAACCTCACCCAGCCGCCCCCCTTGCTGCTGTTACCCAATGAGAGGGCAGCAGTGGGCGGAGCAGAGAAGTTCTCAG ATGTGTGCTTGGACGACCCCTGTCAGAACGGAGGAACCTGCACTGAGGATCAGGGTCAGCCCCGGTGTCTCTGTCTGCCTTCGTATGGAGGACCCTTCTGCCAGAGCG ACCTGCAGCGCTGTGAACCGGGCTGGGATAAGTTCCACGGTTTCTGTTACCGCCACTTCAGCCGCCGGCAGAGCTGGGAGGTGGCAGAGCAACATTGCCGCAAGCTGGGGGCTCACCTGGTGTCCATCATGACCCCGGAGGAGCAGGACTACATCAACA GAAACTACAAGGAGTACCAGTGGACCGGGCTGAACGACAAGACCTTTGAGGACGACTTCCGCTGGTCTGACGGGAACCAGCTG CTCTACGAGAACTGGTACCGCGGCCAGCCGGACAGCTTCTTCCTGTCTGGGGAGGACTGCGTGGTGATGGTCTGGCACGACGGCGGGCGCTGGAGCGACGTACCCTGCAACTACCACCTGGCCTACACCTGCAAGAAAGGAACCT CTTCCTGTGGGAGGCCTCCGAAGGTCCGGAACGCCGTCCTGTTTGGGAAAGTCCGGCAGAATTACGAGACCAACGCGGCGGTGCGGTTCCACTGCGAGGGCGGGTTCCAGCAGAGGCTCCGCCCTCTGGTTCGCTGTCTGCACGGAGGTCGCTGGGAGAGGCCGCAGATCCAGTGCATCCCCG aggGCGGGGCCTCAGAGGGCGGGGCCTCAGAGCGGCGACCTGACCACATGGTCACCACCCACAGCAACTTTGCAGCAGCTGAAGTCCAGGATGAAGTTACTACAAAGACTGTTGAATTCTGGGAAATCAAGTTTTAG
- the mrpl24 gene encoding probable 39S ribosomal protein L24, mitochondrial produces the protein MRLTALLSMAAKAVTPKDYRYGTNRPWTVAAQRLNPPGKRRRKVFVEPLEAEDWSVVRGDLVEILAGKDKGKQGKVIQVFRHRNWVILQGLNTHFRFVGKSPGYRGTYIASEAPLLLRDIALVDPSDRKPTQVEWKYTEEGERVRVSVRTGRIIPKPVVERRDGIVPQQWKDGPKDTSPEDALEKTYVPSLKTLEEEVMEKLDIHEPRRHRTSYWY, from the exons atgagGCTGACGGCGCTGCTGTCCATGGCCGCCAAAGCGGTGACGCCCAAAGATTACCGGTACGGCACGAACCGGCCGTGGACCGTCGCGGCCCAGAGGCTCAACCCCCCGGGGAAGCGCAGGAGGAAGGTGTTCGTGGAGCCGCTGGAGGCCGAGGACTGGAGCGTGGTCCGGGGAGACCTG GTTGAGATTCTGGCAGGGAAGGACAAAGGGAAGCAAGGGAAGGTCATCCAGGTCTTCAGACACAGAAACTGGGTCATCCTGCAGGGCCTGAACACA CATTTCAGGTTCGTGGGGAAATCCCCCGGCTATCGGGGGACGTACATCGCCAGCGAGGCGCCGCTGCTCCTCAGAGACATCGCCCTGGTCGACCCGTCGGACCG GAAACCCACTCAGGTGGAGTGGAAGTACACGGAGGAGGGGGAGCGGGTCCGCGTGTCGGTCCGGACCGGCCGGATCATCCCGAAGCCGGTGGTGGAGCGGCGAGACGGCATCGTGCCGCAGCAGTGGAAAG ACGGGCCCAAAGACACCAGTCCTGAAGACGCTCTGGAGAAGACGTACGTCCCCTCGCTGAAGACGCTGGAGGAGGAAGTCATGGAGAAGCTGGACATCCACGAGCCCAGGAGGCACAGGACGTCCTATTGGTACTGA